A single region of the Metarhizium brunneum chromosome 6, complete sequence genome encodes:
- the af510_2 gene encoding Multifunctional cytochrome P450 monooxygenase af510, giving the protein MSAVTSFKPTTVFAFQLCGFWRFLSQLPYNDMYRRERKLMHQELGTKAAVARYYEAIESEVGRFLARLFARPEDLFQLLRTEVGSIILKITYGYSTNHDTTDPLVDLISHVMLAFSHALQPFYWLVDIIPAISYLPDWLPGMGFKEIARRTHKMSDLMVDVPYSFVLRQMRSGSYLPSYVSKLVEQFNKDTGELKISRDNEDTIKYTAGTLYAGGSDTSATTLNACILAMIMFPEVQRKAQEEIDLVIGNERLPSFKDQEKLPYIDSIVKEVLRWFPVAPMGSAHETTEDITYSGYLIPKGAILSPAVWWFCHDPQVYSNPSSFDPGRFLEPRNEPDPTGIFGYGRRICLGRYLANATIFLTIAQTLAIFNISKAIDKNGVEIKPACKPTHGMISRLVNFPYRISLRGEKQVRIIQSNTVEQLGEDNSTLLDTFTIK; this is encoded by the exons ATGTCCGCAGTAACATCATTTAAACCTACTACAGTATTCGCGTTCCAGTTATGTGGCTTCTGGAGATTTCTATCTCAACTCCCATACAACGACATGTACCGACGGGAACGCAAGCTTATGCACCAGGAGCTGGGCACAAAAGCAGCTGTTGCGCGTTATTATGAGGCTATAGAAAGTGAAGTGGGGAGGTTCCTCGCGCGACTTTTTGCCCGGCCAGAAGATCTATTCCAGCTCTTAAGAAC CGAAGTTGGCTCTATTATTCTAAAGATTACTTACGGTTATTCTACAAACCACGATACAACTGACCCTCTAGTTGACTTGATCTCGCATGTGATGCTCGCCTTCTCTCATGCGCTTCAACCCTTCTACTGGTTAGTTGATATAATACCTGCTATCTCCTACCTACCTGATTGGCTGCCTGGTATGGGGTTTAAGGAGATAGCACGAAGAACTCACAAGATGTCCGACTTAATGGTAGATGTTCCTTACTCTTTTGTACTCAGACAGATGAGGAGCGGCAGCTATCTACCATCATACGTATCTAAACTAGTCGAGCAGTTCAATAAGGATACTGGGGAGCTAAAGATTAGCCGCGATAATGAGGATACAATCAAGTACACAGCAGGAACTCTATATGCCGGTGGCTCGGATACGTCAGCAACAACCTTGAACGCCTGCATCTTGGCTATGATTATGTTCCCTGAAGTGCAACGCAAGGCGCAAGAGGAGATCGATCTAGTAATTGGCAACGAGCGACTACCCAGTTTCAAGGACCAAGAGAAGCTCCCATATATTGACAGCATAGTAAAGGAAGTATTGCGCTGGTTTCCTGTCGCACCTATGGGCTCAGCTCACGAAACAACTGAAGATATTACATACAGCGGCTATTTGATTCCGAAGGGGGCAATTCTTAGTCCTGCAGTATGGTGGTTCTGCCATGACCCTCAAGTGTACTCTAATCCAAGTTCCTTTGACCCGGGGAGGTTCCTAGAGCCAAGAAACGAGCCTGATCCGACTGGTATATTTGGGTACGGGCGCAGAATTTGCCTCGGGCGCTATCTCGCCAACGCGACTATTTTCTTAACCATTGCACAGACTCTAGCTATATTCAACATTAGCAAGGCGATTGACAAAAACGGCGTCGAAATAAAGCCAGCCTGCAAGCCAACGCACGGGATGATTAGCCGTTTAGTTAACTTCCCTTACAGGATTAGTCTAAGAGGTGAAAAGCAAGTACGTATTATTCAGAGTAATACGGTCGAGCAGCTAGGAGAAGATAACTCTACACTCCTAGATACGTTTACTATAAAATAG
- the aurF_6 gene encoding Aurovertin biosynthesis cluster transcription factor aurF produces MSSDAGMSSDFGFHLSEIANTDSQRTNDDLLVPGHQIRVNPSPDFQGPTFPMPLPLSWDQFTGGICRNLAGGFDVPQNSWPPVDLGTAHVGGSVEWPASSSPNSDGDRDKSSKAQTFIISAARSILRADYLEYLAAELPRWAKWGLYNIDNCTVDPNAEYYDLQLAYSTVCLLYTRMGDDEIRSRISLVKLNKEYLRAFETWQSRRRKRGIGRGDATCIIDNILQNIYHDWPTRNDRERKDLRTQFHSRKHFGKRWTMLSDVLGKGILLLCSPKVAKMV; encoded by the exons ATGTCAAGTGATGCTGGGATGT CTTCCGATTTTGGGTTTCACCTATCTGAAATAGCCAACACCGACTCTCAACGCACCAACGACGACCTCTTAGTGCCCGGTCACCAAATTCGCGTGAACCCATCACCTGATTTTCAAGGACCGACTTTCCCGATGCCATTACCACTGTCGTGGGACCAGTTTACCGGAGGAATATGCCGAAACTTGGCGGGCGGGTTTGATGTCCCCCAGAATTCTTGGCCGCCTGTGGACCTTGGTACGGCACATGTCGGAGGTTCTGTCGA GTGGCCAGCTTCAAGCTCGCCTAACTCAGACGGCGATCGTGATAAAAGTAGCAAAGCCCAAACCTTCATAATTTCTGCTGCGCGGTCGATTTTGCGGGCCGACTACCTGGAATATTTGGCGGCCGAGCTGCCTCGATGGGCCAAATGGGGGTTGTACAACATTGACAACTGTACCGTGGACCCAAATGCTGAGTATTACGATTTACAACTTGCCTACTCGACCGTATGCTTGCTTTATACTCGGATGGGAGACGACGAAATTCGCAGCCGCATATCCCTGGTCAAACTCAACAAGGAATATCTGCGAGCGTTTGAGACGTGGCAGTCACGACGACGCAAGCGCGGTATCGGTCGAGGAGACGCAACGTGTATTATTGACAACATTCTACAGAATATCTACCATGACTGGCCTACTCGCAATGATAGGGAGCGCAAAGATTTGCGGACTCAATTTCATAGCCGCAAGCATTTTGGCAAGCGGTGGACTATGCTATCCGATGTCCTTGGCAAAGGTATCCTGCTGCTCTGCTCACCAAAGGTAGCAAAAATGGTGTGA